The following are from one region of the Nostoc cf. commune SO-36 genome:
- a CDS encoding voltage-gated chloride channel family protein — protein sequence MLANVLWILLRKFEPFIALPHLIKWLPISFVVGIFAGTASAALLASLEWATDWRESHRWIIALLPFGGFLSGWIYHQFGRTVEAGNNLLLEEIHNPKKVIPFRMAPLVLLGTDLTHLFGGSAGREGTALQMGASLADQLTKILHFQGANRRIVLTAGISGGFASVFGTPLAGTVFGLEVLTIGKIHYDALFPSLIAAIVGNQVTLLLGLHHTAYRHAPSIPTLTIWGLISAIIAGAIFGIVARFFAKLTHQISHFFKAKIFYPPIRPLIGGAIIAAIVGLSGTTKYIGLGIPTIVDSFYTQLPPWDFAAKLGMTALTLGAGFKGGEVTPLFFIGATLGNALSLLLALPAPLLAGMGFVGVFAGAANTPLASTLMGIELFGLESGLFIGIGCIVSYLFSGHSGIYSAQRIGLSKYSAVDLEEGVTLANYGRAKVEPKIDLPDDGEEEKSDSSTT from the coding sequence ATGCTAGCCAATGTATTGTGGATTTTACTTCGTAAATTTGAACCGTTTATTGCATTACCCCACCTAATTAAATGGTTGCCCATTTCCTTTGTGGTTGGCATTTTTGCTGGAACAGCTTCTGCGGCTCTTTTAGCATCATTAGAATGGGCAACTGATTGGCGAGAATCACATCGCTGGATTATCGCCTTGCTTCCCTTCGGTGGCTTTTTAAGTGGTTGGATTTATCATCAATTTGGTCGGACTGTAGAAGCTGGAAATAACCTTTTACTAGAAGAAATTCATAACCCTAAAAAGGTTATTCCCTTTCGTATGGCTCCTCTAGTTTTACTAGGAACAGACCTGACGCATTTATTTGGTGGTTCAGCCGGTCGTGAAGGTACAGCATTACAAATGGGTGCTTCTTTGGCAGACCAGCTAACTAAAATATTGCATTTTCAAGGGGCTAATCGGCGAATTGTCTTAACAGCAGGTATCAGTGGAGGATTTGCTTCAGTTTTCGGTACTCCCTTAGCTGGAACTGTATTTGGTTTGGAAGTTTTAACGATTGGTAAAATCCATTACGACGCTCTTTTTCCTTCTTTAATTGCTGCGATCGTTGGAAATCAAGTAACCTTACTATTGGGTTTACATCATACAGCATATCGACACGCTCCCTCTATACCGACGCTCACAATTTGGGGATTGATTTCTGCCATTATCGCAGGTGCAATTTTTGGAATTGTCGCAAGATTCTTTGCTAAATTAACTCACCAAATTAGCCACTTCTTTAAAGCAAAAATATTTTATCCTCCAATCCGTCCTTTGATAGGCGGTGCGATAATAGCAGCAATTGTGGGGTTGAGTGGTACGACTAAATACATTGGGCTTGGTATACCTACTATTGTTGATTCTTTCTATACTCAGCTACCTCCTTGGGATTTTGCTGCCAAATTGGGTATGACTGCTTTAACTTTAGGAGCAGGTTTTAAAGGTGGGGAAGTGACACCTTTGTTTTTTATTGGTGCGACTTTAGGTAATGCTTTATCGCTACTTTTAGCATTACCTGCACCACTCTTAGCAGGAATGGGATTTGTGGGTGTATTTGCGGGTGCAGCAAATACACCATTGGCATCTACCTTAATGGGAATTGAATTATTTGGTCTGGAATCGGGGCTATTTATTGGTATTGGCTGTATAGTGAGTTATTTATTTTCAGGTCATTCAGGAATTTACTCTGCACAACGTATTGGGTTGAGTAAATACTCTGCTGTAGATTTAGAAGAAGGGGTGACTTTGGCTAATTATGGACGAGCAAAAGTTGAGCCAAAAATTGATTTACCTGATGATGGGGAAGAAGAAAAAAGTGATTCTAGCACAACGTGA